One genomic window of Malaciobacter molluscorum LMG 25693 includes the following:
- a CDS encoding C40 family peptidase → MNLKTVFFIIFITIFFSACVHKNVQISDLKDYSQNPKNYLSKNLNFNNQQKEDNYFNKKYFSVWTNPKISISKKVATWGFDYKKREIYLQNFSRATKQWFDKQIENSNFDEFKKASKKAIVIKNSALKVFPTIQMMFYNPYKAGEGFPFDYNQNSQIKINTPILISHFSKDKAWAFIKSASVFGWIKVDNIAFVDKNFIKEFMTNNYYIATKDKFNIYDNFYIEKIQLGTIFPKKENRYIVAKKDLNHNAYIEYISIDTKNIDKKPLIFNAKNISKVASQLIGEQYGWGGIFNFRDCSSFTQDFFSVFGKYLERNSSKQLNNGRYINIKNLTNQKKKEFIIKNAKPFKTLIHLPGHIMLYIGSKKDEPLVMHNVWGVKTRVFFNTKGRNIIGKNIISTLDFGKELQTYDDTKNVLDKIESIVILDEKR, encoded by the coding sequence TTGAATTTAAAAACAGTTTTTTTTATTATATTTATTACTATATTTTTTAGTGCATGTGTTCATAAAAATGTTCAAATATCAGACTTAAAAGATTACTCACAAAATCCCAAAAACTATCTATCAAAAAACTTAAATTTTAATAATCAACAAAAAGAGGATAACTATTTTAATAAAAAATATTTTAGTGTTTGGACAAATCCTAAAATATCTATATCTAAGAAAGTCGCAACTTGGGGATTTGATTATAAAAAAAGAGAAATCTATTTACAAAATTTTTCAAGAGCAACTAAACAATGGTTTGATAAACAAATAGAAAATTCAAATTTTGATGAATTTAAAAAAGCATCAAAAAAAGCAATTGTGATAAAAAATAGTGCATTAAAAGTATTTCCTACAATACAAATGATGTTTTATAATCCATATAAAGCAGGAGAAGGTTTTCCTTTTGATTATAATCAAAATTCACAAATAAAGATCAATACTCCCATTTTAATATCACATTTTTCAAAAGATAAAGCTTGGGCATTTATAAAATCAGCTTCTGTTTTTGGCTGGATAAAAGTTGATAATATTGCATTTGTTGATAAAAACTTCATAAAAGAGTTCATGACAAATAATTATTATATTGCAACAAAAGATAAATTTAATATATATGATAATTTTTATATAGAAAAAATACAATTAGGAACAATTTTCCCTAAAAAAGAAAATAGATATATAGTTGCAAAAAAAGATTTAAATCATAACGCTTATATAGAATATATTTCAATTGATACAAAAAATATTGATAAGAAACCATTAATTTTTAATGCAAAAAATATATCAAAAGTTGCTTCACAATTAATTGGTGAACAATACGGCTGGGGAGGTATTTTTAACTTTAGAGATTGCTCTAGCTTCACTCAAGATTTTTTTAGTGTATTTGGTAAATATCTAGAAAGAAACTCTTCAAAACAGTTAAATAATGGTAGATATATAAATATAAAAAATCTAACAAATCAAAAGAAAAAAGAATTTATAATAAAAAATGCAAAACCTTTTAAAACATTAATTCATCTACCTGGGCATATCATGCTTTATATTGGAAGTAAAAAAGATGAACCATTAGTTATGCACAATGTTTGGGGTGTAAAAACAAGAGTTTTTTTTAATACTAAAGGAAGAAATATAATAGGAAAAAATATAATAAGCACTTTAGATTTTGGAAAAGAGTTACAAACATATGATGATACAAAAAATGTACTAGACAAAATAGAAAGTATTGTAATTTTAGATGAAAAAAGATAA
- a CDS encoding efflux RND transporter permease subunit → MIKSLIEFFLRKPVLNHMLLFFLFVLSIFSYLNISKEIFPPASLDAVIINGTYAGASSDLLDKIAVEDIEDELLGLSEAKKISSTIKNGFFTIQVDLKDGENPNLVVDDVKDIITQIKTNLPTDMDEPTVKTLEYTFPLITVSLFSKNNSKTKEQLLDIADDVKSTIMQLKDLSEVTVFSKTDKQLLVVFNEDKIKALGLNKVDVINAVSKISSIFPVGIIKDTKRHYYLSTFNGEKDINNIKNIILNINTKKIYLKDIAEVSYQFEDVNTISHYDAKRNIAIGVNKGFEGDSIELVKKIKQISKDYEQIYPDIEFDTYIDTSIWIKNRLNTVVSNILFGLILLFIALLFFINVRIAIVIAIGIPTSFMIGLIGAEYLGYSLNMISLLGALIALGMLVDEAIVVGENIYRHMEMGKSRFEAALDGAYEMYPAVLTATATTIFAFLPILIMSGETGKFMQILPIMITILLLSSLFEAFLFLPLHSMQILKVSDEKRKSHKVWDFNKRLYSKILHFFLKGRYLTLLIMIVGILVLTFILFKTIKFQFLPTFDTTQIYINGSVGVGKKIEQTEQIVFEIEKLLTEKLDMKTEVSSVTSVIGMKLDGKNQPINEEFYFQTFVNLKERAPQNFFDKYINPFLSPKYDSTDMIRVNSAQILEERIKKIINKNIDTSKFDELKIFTPKAGIVKNDIELAISGENKKVQKVVKQIEEKLSSIKGVSNIADDALLGNFELKFKVNKYGQQIGVDEQMILNQLKPFYSKATYSKMFDKKGIVEIVFQSLHKDMLTSLNDFEIALNTGQKVLLKDVADFIKVPAYSQIFKENNKRIVSVTASISKVTSSDVYEQLNPLLDALSKEVSIDIKGEQEENAKVQKEMGEAAIIAIILIFIALVWMFDSMLKPLIIISTIPLSILGVLVGHLLMGINLTMPGLIGVVGLAGVIVNDGIIMMDFIKKAKDLKELEEQALLRLRPILLTSITTVLGLSSLIFFATGQALVLQPMAIALGFGILWATILNLYYVPMVYRLIYLKDK, encoded by the coding sequence ATGATAAAGTCATTGATAGAGTTTTTTTTAAGAAAACCAGTATTAAATCATATGCTACTGTTTTTTTTATTTGTTCTATCAATTTTTTCATATTTAAATATTTCAAAAGAGATTTTCCCTCCAGCTTCACTTGATGCTGTTATTATAAATGGAACATATGCTGGTGCTAGTTCTGATCTTTTAGATAAAATTGCAGTGGAAGATATAGAAGATGAACTATTAGGATTAAGTGAAGCAAAAAAGATAAGTTCTACTATTAAAAATGGTTTTTTTACTATTCAAGTTGATTTAAAAGATGGTGAAAATCCAAATTTAGTAGTTGATGATGTTAAAGATATTATAACTCAAATAAAAACAAATCTTCCTACAGATATGGATGAACCTACTGTTAAAACACTTGAATATACTTTTCCTTTAATTACGGTATCTTTATTCTCTAAAAATAACTCTAAAACAAAAGAACAATTATTAGATATTGCAGATGATGTAAAATCAACAATAATGCAATTAAAAGATCTATCAGAAGTTACTGTTTTTAGTAAAACAGATAAACAACTTTTAGTTGTTTTTAATGAAGATAAAATAAAAGCTTTAGGTTTAAATAAAGTTGATGTGATAAATGCAGTATCTAAAATAAGTTCAATTTTTCCTGTTGGTATTATAAAAGATACTAAAAGACATTACTATTTAAGTACCTTCAATGGTGAAAAAGATATAAATAATATAAAAAATATTATTTTAAATATAAATACAAAAAAGATATATTTAAAAGATATAGCAGAAGTTAGCTATCAGTTTGAAGATGTAAATACAATTTCACATTATGATGCAAAAAGAAATATAGCTATTGGAGTAAATAAAGGTTTTGAAGGTGATTCAATTGAACTTGTTAAAAAGATAAAACAAATATCAAAAGATTATGAACAAATTTATCCTGATATTGAATTTGATACTTATATTGATACTTCTATTTGGATTAAAAATAGGTTGAATACAGTTGTATCAAATATTTTATTTGGACTTATATTACTATTTATTGCATTATTATTTTTTATTAATGTGAGAATAGCAATAGTTATTGCTATTGGAATACCAACTTCTTTTATGATAGGTTTAATTGGTGCTGAGTATTTAGGGTATAGTTTAAATATGATTTCACTTCTTGGTGCATTGATTGCTTTAGGTATGTTAGTTGATGAAGCTATAGTAGTAGGTGAAAATATCTATAGACATATGGAAATGGGAAAAAGTAGATTTGAAGCTGCTCTTGATGGTGCTTATGAAATGTATCCTGCTGTATTAACTGCAACTGCAACTACTATTTTTGCCTTTTTACCTATTTTGATTATGAGTGGAGAGACTGGTAAATTTATGCAAATTCTTCCTATTATGATTACAATACTTTTATTATCATCTCTTTTTGAAGCATTTTTATTTTTGCCTTTACATTCAATGCAGATTTTAAAAGTAAGTGATGAAAAAAGAAAATCTCATAAAGTTTGGGATTTTAATAAAAGACTCTATTCAAAAATCTTACACTTTTTTTTAAAAGGTAGATATTTAACTTTACTTATCATGATTGTGGGTATATTAGTTTTAACTTTTATTCTTTTTAAAACTATAAAGTTCCAGTTTTTACCAACATTTGATACAACTCAAATCTATATCAATGGTTCTGTTGGAGTTGGAAAAAAGATTGAACAAACTGAACAAATTGTTTTTGAAATAGAAAAGTTATTAACTGAAAAATTAGATATGAAAACAGAAGTAAGTTCAGTAACTTCAGTAATTGGTATGAAACTTGATGGTAAAAACCAACCAATAAATGAAGAGTTCTATTTTCAAACGTTTGTAAATTTAAAAGAAAGAGCACCTCAAAACTTCTTTGATAAATATATAAATCCTTTTTTATCACCAAAATATGATAGTACAGATATGATAAGAGTAAATAGTGCTCAAATACTAGAAGAGAGAATAAAAAAAATTATAAATAAAAATATTGATACATCTAAATTTGATGAATTGAAAATATTTACACCTAAAGCAGGTATTGTTAAAAATGATATAGAACTTGCAATCTCTGGAGAAAATAAAAAAGTTCAAAAAGTTGTAAAACAAATAGAAGAGAAATTGTCTTCAATAAAAGGTGTTTCAAATATTGCAGATGATGCACTTTTAGGTAATTTTGAACTTAAATTTAAAGTGAATAAATATGGACAACAAATAGGTGTTGATGAACAGATGATTTTAAATCAATTAAAACCTTTTTATTCAAAAGCTACATACTCTAAGATGTTTGATAAAAAAGGAATAGTTGAAATAGTTTTTCAAAGTTTACATAAAGATATGTTAACAAGTTTAAATGATTTTGAGATTGCATTAAATACAGGACAAAAAGTATTATTAAAAGATGTTGCAGATTTTATAAAAGTTCCTGCATATTCTCAAATATTTAAAGAAAATAATAAAAGAATTGTAAGTGTAACAGCTTCTATCTCAAAAGTTACATCTTCAGATGTTTATGAGCAGTTAAATCCTTTATTAGATGCTTTATCAAAAGAAGTATCAATAGATATAAAAGGTGAACAAGAGGAGAATGCCAAAGTTCAAAAAGAGATGGGAGAAGCTGCAATTATTGCGATAATACTTATTTTTATTGCTCTTGTATGGATGTTTGATTCAATGCTTAAACCTTTGATTATAATAAGTACAATTCCTTTATCTATTTTAGGAGTTTTAGTAGGACATTTGCTAATGGGTATAAATCTTACGATGCCAGGACTTATAGGTGTAGTAGGACTTGCTGGAGTTATAGTAAATGACGGTATTATTATGATGGATTTTATAAAAAAAGCAAAAGATTTAAAAGAGTTAGAAGAACAAGCTCTTTTAAGACTTAGACCTATTTTACTTACTTCTATTACAACTGTTTTAGGTTTAAGTTCATTGATATTTTTTGCTACAGGACAAGCTTTAGTTTTACAACCAATGGCTATTGCTTTAGGATTTGGAATATTATGGGCAACTATCTTAAATCTTTATTATGTTCCTATGGTTTATAGGCTTATATATTTAAAAGATAAGTAA
- the rsmH gene encoding 16S rRNA (cytosine(1402)-N(4))-methyltransferase RsmH has translation MDVPHVPVLYEQTLESFNDITDGYIIDCTTGFAGHSSGLISQNKNIKLICNDQDDEALAFSKQRLKEFESRVIFNKGNFEHVLNKFKDYNIKGILADIGVSSLQLDKLQRGFGFESDTLDMRMDQTQTLDASVVVNNYSQEDLENIFKEYGEVREYKKVASLIVNNRPFNSSKELAEFLSKKMHKGKIHPATLPFQAIRIEVNDELGVLRRLFESIEQIKPKDCIIAIISFHSLEDRIVKKFFKKWTKSCICPSEAFKCTCGNNHALGKIITKKPITPSKDEIKQNPRSRSSKLRIFKFD, from the coding sequence ATGGATGTTCCACACGTTCCCGTCTTATATGAACAGACACTTGAATCTTTTAATGATATAACTGATGGATATATAATAGATTGTACTACTGGTTTTGCTGGACATAGTTCTGGCTTAATTTCTCAAAATAAAAATATAAAGTTAATATGTAATGACCAAGATGATGAAGCTTTAGCTTTTTCAAAACAAAGATTAAAAGAGTTTGAAAGTAGGGTTATTTTTAATAAAGGAAATTTTGAACACGTTTTAAATAAATTTAAAGATTATAATATTAAAGGTATATTAGCAGATATTGGAGTATCATCTTTACAACTTGATAAACTACAAAGAGGTTTTGGTTTTGAAAGTGATACTTTAGATATGCGAATGGATCAAACTCAAACACTTGATGCAAGTGTCGTTGTAAATAATTATTCTCAAGAAGATTTGGAAAATATTTTTAAAGAGTATGGCGAAGTAAGAGAATATAAAAAAGTAGCTTCTTTAATAGTTAATAATAGACCTTTTAATTCCTCAAAAGAGTTAGCAGAATTTTTATCTAAAAAAATGCATAAAGGTAAAATTCATCCAGCAACTCTTCCTTTTCAAGCAATAAGAATAGAAGTAAATGATGAACTTGGAGTATTAAGACGATTATTTGAGTCAATAGAACAAATCAAACCAAAAGATTGTATTATTGCAATCATTTCATTTCATTCATTAGAAGACAGAATTGTTAAAAAATTTTTTAAAAAATGGACTAAATCTTGTATTTGTCCATCTGAAGCATTTAAATGTACTTGTGGGAATAATCATGCTTTAGGTAAAATCATAACTAAAAAACCAATTACTCCATCAAAAGATGAGATTAAACAAAACCCAAGAAGTAGAAGTTCAAAGTTAAGGATTTTTAAGTTTGATTAA
- a CDS encoding class II aldolase and adducin N-terminal domain-containing protein, producing MTDKNVIDLLSNLSLTMFRKNFFGIYHGAISAKVDHNSFIINTSDAIFDEMTEKSFCHLSTTKQDYRWNEASIEAHIHATIYNNIHEAKYIAFGMPIFTTAYTLDHNKIIFDDYFGKTTFGQIDVIDPGDYNTWYDRNALEITKYLKENNTRIMVIKGVGTYVYDRDINELVKRVAILENSCRLISIRSSYS from the coding sequence ATGACAGATAAAAATGTAATTGATTTATTAAGTAACTTATCATTAACTATGTTTAGAAAAAACTTTTTTGGTATTTATCATGGAGCTATATCTGCAAAAGTTGATCATAATTCATTTATTATAAATACATCAGATGCAATCTTTGATGAGATGACTGAAAAATCTTTTTGTCATTTAAGTACAACAAAACAAGATTACAGATGGAATGAAGCAAGTATTGAAGCTCATATTCATGCAACTATATATAATAATATACATGAAGCAAAATATATAGCATTTGGTATGCCTATTTTTACAACTGCCTATACACTTGATCATAATAAGATTATTTTTGATGATTATTTTGGTAAAACAACTTTTGGACAAATAGATGTAATTGATCCAGGTGATTATAACACTTGGTATGATAGGAATGCACTAGAAATCACAAAATATCTAAAAGAAAACAATACAAGAATTATGGTAATAAAAGGTGTTGGAACATATGTTTATGATAGGGATATTAATGAGCTAGTAAAGAGAGTTGCAATCCTAGAAAATAGCTGCAGATTGATAAGTATTAGGTCTTCATATAGTTAG
- a CDS encoding HU family DNA-binding protein, protein MNKAEFIDAVATKAGLSKKDAKNAVDAVLDTITETLVKKDSVSFIGFGTFTTSERAERTAKVPGTDRTVKVPATTVAKFKVGKALKEAVAAK, encoded by the coding sequence ATGAACAAAGCTGAATTTATAGATGCAGTTGCTACTAAAGCTGGTTTATCAAAAAAAGATGCAAAAAATGCTGTTGACGCAGTATTAGATACAATTACTGAAACTTTAGTTAAAAAAGATTCTGTTAGTTTTATTGGATTTGGAACATTCACAACTTCTGAAAGAGCTGAAAGAACAGCTAAAGTTCCAGGAACAGATAGAACAGTTAAAGTACCTGCTACTACAGTTGCTAAATTTAAAGTTGGTAAAGCTTTAAAAGAAGCTGTTGCTGCTAAATAA
- a CDS encoding monovalent cation:proton antiporter-2 (CPA2) family protein: MENSELLNSTLYLFAVATILVALSKKLGLGSILGLLIAGVIVGPYSAGPILTDKVEVLRHITEFGVVLLLFVIGLEMQPKKLWSMRKEVFGLGTAQILFSGFLIFLYWMFYSKSWQVALLVGLTFALSSTAFVMQILQEKGELYTPKGKSGFSILLMQDLAVVPLLALVPILAEKGQLSKNHSLFEQIVIALFSILALVAIGKYVIPKVLDYLAKNQNREAFFFSIMLSVIFAAWAMEHAGLSMALGAFIMGMMLSSSKYHYQIQANVEPYKGILMTMFFVAVGMSIDINAMMSNPLILIQHLFVILGIKIVALFLLMIFMKYNKSTAISVSFLLSQSGEFGFVLFGAAKALGVIDDELFIAAITIISFSMLLTPMVVSLGDKLALKLENEPIAIQSNYVPEDSWKGVVVAGYGRVGRTICTMFEHAHISYVAFDINSSRVELGQREQRPVYYGELSELDFLNKIGLDRVEAIILTVDNHRTTIKMISHIRSLYPTLMIFARTKDMKSRDALIKHGATWGMPESIEGSLRLGAETLFKLGMTREEVFDILTYFRKDDYETIKEIHKHLDKKEE, encoded by the coding sequence ATGGAAAATTCTGAATTATTAAATTCAACTTTGTATTTATTTGCTGTTGCGACAATCTTGGTAGCTCTTTCTAAGAAATTAGGTCTTGGAAGTATATTAGGACTTTTAATTGCAGGTGTTATTGTAGGTCCATATTCTGCTGGACCAATATTAACTGACAAGGTTGAAGTTCTTCGTCATATAACTGAGTTTGGTGTAGTTTTACTTTTATTTGTAATTGGTCTAGAAATGCAACCTAAAAAATTGTGGAGTATGAGAAAAGAAGTATTTGGTTTAGGAACTGCTCAAATTCTTTTTTCAGGGTTTCTTATATTTTTATATTGGATGTTTTATTCTAAATCTTGGCAAGTTGCTTTACTTGTAGGGCTTACTTTTGCTTTATCTTCTACTGCTTTTGTTATGCAAATACTACAAGAAAAAGGTGAACTTTATACACCTAAAGGAAAAAGTGGATTTTCTATTCTTCTAATGCAAGATTTAGCTGTAGTTCCTTTACTTGCATTAGTTCCTATTTTAGCTGAAAAAGGTCAGTTATCAAAAAACCACTCTTTGTTTGAACAGATAGTTATTGCATTATTTTCAATTTTAGCCTTAGTTGCAATAGGAAAATATGTAATACCTAAGGTTTTAGATTATTTAGCAAAAAATCAAAATCGAGAAGCTTTCTTTTTTTCAATTATGCTTTCTGTTATTTTTGCAGCATGGGCAATGGAACATGCAGGTTTATCTATGGCTTTGGGTGCTTTTATAATGGGTATGATGCTCTCTAGTTCTAAATATCACTATCAAATTCAAGCTAATGTTGAACCTTATAAAGGTATTTTAATGACTATGTTTTTTGTAGCAGTTGGTATGTCAATAGATATAAATGCTATGATGAGTAATCCCTTAATTTTAATTCAGCATCTTTTTGTAATATTGGGAATAAAAATAGTTGCATTATTTTTATTGATGATTTTTATGAAATATAATAAGTCAACTGCTATTTCAGTCTCTTTTTTATTATCTCAAAGTGGTGAGTTTGGTTTTGTACTTTTTGGAGCTGCAAAAGCACTTGGTGTTATCGATGATGAACTTTTCATTGCTGCTATTACAATTATTTCTTTTAGTATGTTATTGACTCCTATGGTTGTAAGTCTTGGAGATAAATTGGCTTTAAAATTAGAAAATGAACCAATAGCAATACAATCAAATTACGTTCCAGAGGATTCTTGGAAAGGTGTAGTTGTTGCAGGTTATGGAAGAGTTGGAAGAACTATATGTACTATGTTTGAACATGCTCATATATCTTATGTGGCTTTTGATATTAATTCAAGCAGAGTTGAATTAGGACAAAGAGAACAACGACCTGTTTATTATGGAGAGTTAAGTGAGCTTGATTTTTTAAATAAAATTGGACTTGATAGAGTTGAAGCTATAATATTGACAGTTGATAATCACAGAACTACTATTAAGATGATATCTCATATAAGATCACTATATCCTACACTTATGATTTTTGCAAGAACAAAAGATATGAAATCAAGAGATGCCCTAATAAAGCATGGTGCTACTTGGGGAATGCCAGAATCAATTGAAGGTAGTTTAAGACTTGGTGCTGAGACATTATTTAAACTTGGAATGACAAGGGAAGAAGTTTTTGATATTTTAACTTACTTTAGAAAAGATGATTATGAAACAATAAAAGAGATTCATAAACATTTAGATAAAAAAGAGGAGTAG
- a CDS encoding TetR/AcrR family transcriptional regulator: MTKSEQKKEKRKVEILDAAANAFYTNGYSATCLDEITKEVGCSKRTIYNEFASKEGIFKELIITNTNQVIKVLEKEKFESSDLKENLIHFGFTLMNTYMQPKMIGIFKVILNEAIRFPELGKIFFENGPKKGTKILKKILNTSHYFKETKDFDDEIVDYFIGMLRSNIHLKVLLGLKKTPTEKELKKYVEGAVEIFLNGIIKN, encoded by the coding sequence ATGACTAAAAGTGAACAAAAAAAAGAAAAAAGAAAAGTAGAAATACTAGATGCTGCTGCAAATGCCTTTTATACAAATGGTTATAGTGCTACTTGTTTAGATGAAATTACAAAAGAAGTTGGATGTTCAAAAAGAACTATTTATAATGAATTTGCAAGTAAAGAAGGTATATTTAAAGAACTTATTATTACAAACACAAATCAAGTTATTAAAGTTTTAGAAAAAGAGAAATTTGAAAGTAGTGATTTAAAAGAAAATTTAATTCATTTTGGTTTTACATTGATGAATACTTATATGCAACCTAAGATGATTGGAATATTTAAAGTAATTTTAAATGAAGCAATAAGATTCCCGGAGTTAGGCAAAATATTTTTTGAAAATGGACCTAAAAAAGGAACTAAAATATTAAAGAAGATACTTAATACTTCACACTACTTTAAAGAAACAAAAGATTTTGATGATGAAATTGTTGATTATTTCATTGGAATGTTAAGAAGTAATATTCATTTAAAAGTTTTATTAGGATTAAAAAAGACTCCAACAGAAAAAGAACTGAAAAAATATGTTGAAGGTGCTGTAGAAATATTTTTAAATGGTATAATTAAAAACTAA
- a CDS encoding HlyD family secretion protein: MLKEKRKKYLSIFFLFIFIVAIIYIVYHFIYASNFISTENAYTKADVAQVIPKINAPVKDVKVIDTQYVNKGDIIIILDDEDAKIALKSAKANLEEKKREIEKLISNDEEFIKKINLDNSKINLLKTTKEKAYIELQKAKKDLIRYSHLLKSKSISQQNFDDIKLAYDNAKKSWQEANLNLESAITSKTVTKAQKQSNLQLIKDKKIETNPQVLRAKANYEKALLDLKRTIIKAPISGIVTQKNVKIGQFVNTNSQLLTIVPISKIYVNANFKESKLKDLKIGQKVELFSDLYGENTIYHGVVEGISSATGSELSLIPAQNATGNWIKVVQRLPIRIKLNEDELLKKPLYTGLSMHVKVSLDKSN, from the coding sequence ATGTTAAAAGAAAAAAGAAAAAAATATTTAAGTATCTTTTTTTTATTTATTTTTATAGTAGCAATAATTTATATTGTTTATCATTTTATATATGCATCAAATTTTATATCTACTGAAAATGCATATACAAAAGCTGATGTAGCACAAGTAATACCAAAAATAAATGCTCCTGTAAAAGATGTAAAAGTTATAGATACACAGTATGTTAATAAGGGTGATATAATTATTATTTTAGATGATGAAGATGCAAAAATCGCCCTAAAAAGTGCAAAAGCTAATCTTGAAGAAAAAAAAAGAGAAATAGAAAAATTAATAAGTAATGATGAAGAATTTATCAAAAAAATAAATCTAGATAATTCAAAAATAAATCTCTTAAAAACTACAAAAGAGAAAGCCTATATAGAACTTCAAAAAGCAAAAAAAGATTTAATTAGATATTCTCATTTATTAAAAAGTAAATCAATATCTCAACAAAACTTTGATGATATAAAACTTGCATATGATAATGCAAAAAAATCATGGCAAGAGGCTAATTTAAATTTAGAAAGTGCAATAACATCAAAAACAGTTACAAAAGCACAAAAACAATCAAATTTACAATTAATAAAAGACAAAAAGATAGAAACAAATCCACAAGTCTTAAGAGCAAAAGCTAATTATGAAAAAGCGTTATTAGATTTAAAAAGAACTATTATAAAAGCACCGATTTCTGGAATTGTTACTCAAAAAAATGTAAAAATTGGACAATTTGTAAATACAAATAGTCAGCTTCTTACAATTGTTCCTATTAGCAAAATATATGTAAATGCAAACTTTAAAGAAAGCAAATTAAAAGATTTAAAAATAGGACAAAAAGTTGAATTATTTTCTGATTTATATGGAGAAAATACTATTTATCATGGTGTAGTTGAAGGAATTTCAAGTGCAACAGGTTCAGAGTTATCTTTAATCCCAGCACAAAATGCAACAGGTAACTGGATAAAAGTAGTTCAAAGACTTCCTATTAGAATAAAACTAAACGAAGATGAGCTTCTAAAAAAACCTTTATACACTGGATTATCAATGCATGTAAAAGTTTCTTTAGATAAATCTAATTAA